In Bacillota bacterium, one genomic interval encodes:
- a CDS encoding DnaJ domain-containing protein, which translates to MTDYYKVLEVDPQASREVIEKAYRALSLRYHPDKNPAQDREAASKKWMEIREAYEVLSDDEKRAAYDRQRRQQMWELFLSEGLLGLARKYLR; encoded by the coding sequence TTGACTGACTACTATAAAGTTTTAGAAGTAGACCCCCAGGCCTCTAGAGAGGTAATAGAAAAAGCATATCGAGCATTATCCTTAAGGTATCATCCAGACAAAAATCCAGCTCAGGACAGAGAAGCGGCGTCCAAGAAATGGATGGAGATTAGGGAAGCTTACGAGGTTCTATCAGATGATGAAAAGCGCGCTGCTTATGACAGGCAAAGAAGGCAGCAGATGTGGGAACTATTTTTGAGCGAGGGCTTACTTGGATTAGCAAGAAAATATTTGCGGTAA
- a CDS encoding FAD-dependent oxidoreductase, with the protein MRDLVIIGAGPAGMTAAVYAARKKLDAMILTKNIGGMAAWSADIENYMGYNIISGPELMAKFEAQVEEFNIPIVYKTAEKITKENSVFNVVIQGGEVIQAKTVIVAAGRSPRKLNVPGENQFIGRGISFCATCDAPLFSKLDVAVIGGGNAALESAEQLIKIAKKVYIISIAGWSADPVLQEKVLRATNIEVYKGYEVTAVEGHNFVEWMKIKERKTGEERELSVRGIFVEIGSEPNSAIVKGLVNLDERQEIMVDCSNRTNVEGLFAAGDVTNVPEKQIIIAAGEGAKAALTAYDYLVRLPE; encoded by the coding sequence TTGAGGGATTTAGTGATAATTGGCGCAGGGCCGGCCGGAATGACCGCCGCAGTATATGCAGCTAGAAAGAAATTAGATGCCATGATATTAACTAAAAACATAGGGGGTATGGCTGCCTGGAGTGCAGATATAGAAAACTATATGGGATACAATATAATCTCAGGCCCGGAGCTTATGGCCAAATTTGAGGCGCAAGTTGAAGAGTTCAACATACCTATCGTATATAAAACTGCGGAGAAAATAACTAAAGAAAACTCGGTTTTCAATGTTGTTATCCAGGGCGGAGAGGTTATTCAGGCAAAGACCGTGATTGTAGCTGCCGGGCGGTCGCCTCGCAAGCTAAATGTACCGGGCGAAAATCAGTTTATTGGAAGGGGAATTAGCTTTTGCGCTACATGCGATGCACCGCTTTTTTCAAAATTGGATGTTGCCGTTATCGGCGGGGGCAACGCGGCTCTCGAATCCGCAGAGCAGTTGATTAAAATTGCAAAGAAGGTCTATATAATATCAATAGCCGGTTGGAGTGCAGATCCAGTTCTTCAAGAGAAAGTCTTAAGAGCGACAAATATTGAGGTTTACAAAGGCTACGAAGTTACAGCGGTAGAAGGGCATAACTTTGTAGAGTGGATGAAGATAAAAGAAAGAAAAACAGGAGAAGAACGGGAGCTTTCTGTGAGGGGGATATTTGTCGAGATCGGTTCAGAGCCAAACTCGGCAATTGTTAAAGGGCTAGTTAATCTGGATGAACGACAGGAAATTATGGTGGATTGCAGCAATCGCACTAATGTAGAAGGTCTTTTTGCTGCAGGCGATGTAACAAATGTTCCGGAAAAGCAAATTATAATAGCGGCAGGCGAAGGCGCAAAAGCAGCGCTTACCGCTTACGATTATTTAGTAAGGCTACCAGAGTAG
- a CDS encoding glutaredoxin family protein, producing MAQTVKVYTTPTCAFCTLVKNFLTDMGVEYEEIDLVADPARVSELVEVSGQLAVPVTVIDGQVIIGYDRGSLEAALAA from the coding sequence GTGGCGCAAACAGTAAAGGTTTACACAACTCCTACATGTGCTTTTTGCACGCTGGTAAAGAATTTTCTTACCGATATGGGCGTTGAATATGAAGAGATAGATCTGGTTGCTGACCCAGCTCGAGTTAGTGAGCTAGTCGAGGTTTCTGGGCAACTGGCCGTACCGGTCACAGTTATTGACGGGCAAGTAATTATTGGTTACGACCGCGGAAGTCTTGAAGCAGCTTTGGCTGCTTGA
- a CDS encoding BON domain-containing protein codes for MASSNIVNDVERALASDTRIDQSMIRVSSEEPGVITLDGQVDTYNEKVLAEEIAGRVRGVADVINNIRVVPPIARSDEEITENVIQNLKLDAWVDWAGISVETIDGVVFLRGTVKSRVEKQEAENDARWVAGVIDVVNHIVVKPEMKIADAEIARDVRAALIKNTRLDLTEMEVDVTDGVVTLTGEVPNFTQKRIAEFVAFSVPGVVDVLNELHVHGIRRPAA; via the coding sequence ATGGCAAGCTCTAATATTGTCAATGACGTTGAACGAGCACTAGCTTCAGATACACGAATAGATCAATCGATGATAAGAGTAAGCAGCGAAGAGCCCGGCGTGATAACTCTCGATGGACAGGTAGATACCTATAACGAGAAGGTGTTAGCAGAGGAGATAGCCGGTAGAGTCAGGGGAGTCGCAGATGTTATAAATAATATCCGCGTAGTTCCGCCGATTGCTAGAAGCGATGAAGAAATAACGGAAAACGTTATTCAAAATCTTAAACTTGATGCATGGGTTGATTGGGCAGGGATAAGTGTAGAGACGATTGATGGTGTTGTGTTTTTAAGAGGAACTGTGAAGTCTCGGGTAGAAAAGCAAGAGGCCGAAAACGATGCGCGCTGGGTTGCCGGTGTTATTGATGTTGTAAACCACATTGTGGTAAAACCAGAGATGAAGATCGCTGATGCAGAGATAGCTCGTGATGTTAGAGCCGCTTTGATTAAGAATACGAGACTTGACCTTACCGAGATGGAAGTCGATGTTACAGATGGCGTTGTGACTCTAACTGGTGAGGTTCCTAATTTTACGCAAAAAAGAATCGCGGAATTTGTAGCATTCTCTGTGCCCGGTGTGGTTGATGTACTAAACGAGCTTCACGTTCACGGTATTCGAAGACCTGCTGCATAA
- a CDS encoding amidohydrolase family protein — protein sequence MIYTANTVLPISSLPIKRGAILVRNGFITAVGDIDSLLDDNQEEEVIDFGSAIIMPGLVNLHGHLECSSFDFLARPTPFSEWLGGIIEAGRSMTRDGWLTAARKGVQKYLESGITCTADITRTGLGLQAVAEVGLPSVIYIEAVGIDERNLKDAVVDLFEKIKSSESIIEADNFQLGLSPHSPYTLSRSALQVCAGIARDYDLPITVHLAETQPEVELIRDGTGSLASAISKRLELEIIRDGGSGVTPAQFLADSGLVNESLIAAHGVWLSDDDIELLGSSGVAVAVCPTSNELLGSGEAPIHKFVEHGLRFGIGTDSLASNPDLDLFAEARKVFAIYEKQTGGGAGQPGLCAEQLVKMITLEAAAILGLDDRLGSIEPGKRADFIAIEHIAESTTDLYTYIIEEASKYSISHTILGGKIVYSR from the coding sequence ATGATCTATACAGCAAATACAGTTCTTCCGATCTCAAGTTTGCCAATCAAAAGAGGAGCTATCTTAGTAAGAAATGGTTTTATAACAGCTGTTGGCGATATCGATAGCCTGCTTGATGATAATCAAGAGGAAGAAGTTATCGATTTTGGTAGCGCAATCATCATGCCAGGCTTGGTTAACCTTCATGGTCATCTCGAATGCTCATCGTTTGATTTCCTTGCCAGGCCAACACCTTTTTCGGAGTGGCTTGGAGGAATTATAGAGGCTGGACGCAGCATGACGAGGGATGGTTGGCTTACGGCAGCGCGCAAGGGTGTCCAAAAGTACCTGGAATCCGGGATAACGTGTACAGCAGATATTACCCGAACAGGACTTGGGCTTCAAGCTGTAGCTGAGGTCGGTTTGCCTTCTGTTATATATATAGAAGCGGTCGGTATTGATGAAAGAAACCTTAAAGATGCAGTTGTTGATTTATTTGAAAAAATAAAGAGCTCGGAGAGCATTATAGAAGCTGACAATTTCCAATTAGGCTTGTCGCCTCACTCACCCTATACGCTCTCACGATCTGCCCTCCAAGTATGTGCAGGCATTGCGAGGGATTACGATTTGCCAATAACTGTGCACCTGGCTGAGACTCAACCTGAAGTTGAATTGATAAGGGACGGTACAGGGTCGCTTGCTTCTGCGATTAGCAAGCGACTTGAGCTTGAGATTATCAGGGATGGTGGATCGGGTGTGACACCTGCGCAATTTCTAGCTGATAGCGGTTTAGTAAATGAATCGCTTATAGCAGCACACGGTGTTTGGCTAAGCGATGATGATATCGAGTTGCTCGGCTCTAGCGGCGTCGCAGTTGCGGTTTGCCCGACATCAAATGAATTACTGGGGTCGGGCGAAGCACCAATTCACAAATTTGTTGAACATGGTTTAAGGTTTGGCATCGGCACAGATAGTCTGGCAAGTAATCCTGATCTGGATTTATTTGCAGAAGCGAGAAAGGTCTTTGCTATTTATGAAAAACAGACCGGTGGCGGGGCAGGGCAGCCGGGTCTATGTGCCGAGCAATTGGTAAAAATGATTACTCTGGAGGCGGCTGCAATACTTGGTCTGGATGACAGGCTAGGCAGTATCGAGCCTGGCAAAAGGGCTGATTTTATAGCTATTGAACATATCGCCGAATCTACTACCGATCTTTATACCTATATAATTGAGGAGGCTTCAAAATATTCAATCTCTCATACTATCCTCGGTGGAAAGATAGTTTACAGCAGGTAA
- a CDS encoding MTAP family purine nucleoside phosphorylase, giving the protein MSINIPKAPYAIIGGSSTFSIKFPEALNEPDVDIIDDGLVFNTPFGDSPPFKYFKAGDKLTLTCKMHGWRSGVSRADASRQVFWVFKEAGVKKILAEGGVGAINHLLNPRDIIIPTDYIDNSMRKDVSLGSDYLLIMRKAICADLHNNLLQAAKQIAPAKVFERGIYAVTDGRHFESPAEVSVLKQWGADIVGQSLCPEVYLAREIGACYAGVYLVVNYAEGIVEDWKHEELSDIFYSESRVISRIIIQALRSISESSACECASLRKPTLLKESN; this is encoded by the coding sequence ATGAGCATTAACATACCTAAAGCGCCATACGCAATAATCGGCGGGTCAAGCACATTCTCTATAAAGTTTCCGGAGGCTTTAAATGAGCCTGATGTTGATATCATCGATGATGGGCTTGTCTTTAATACTCCGTTTGGGGATAGTCCGCCTTTTAAATATTTCAAAGCAGGTGACAAATTAACTCTCACATGCAAAATGCATGGATGGCGATCGGGAGTGAGCAGGGCCGATGCTTCAAGACAGGTCTTCTGGGTGTTTAAAGAAGCTGGCGTTAAGAAGATACTTGCCGAGGGTGGCGTTGGTGCAATCAACCATCTTTTGAATCCACGCGACATAATAATCCCTACTGACTATATCGATAACTCCATGCGAAAAGATGTAAGTCTTGGCTCCGATTATCTACTTATTATGCGAAAGGCGATTTGTGCGGATTTACACAACAACTTGCTTCAGGCAGCCAAGCAGATTGCTCCGGCAAAGGTTTTTGAGCGTGGGATATACGCAGTAACCGACGGCCGTCACTTCGAAAGCCCGGCTGAGGTATCTGTTCTAAAACAGTGGGGAGCGGACATTGTGGGTCAAAGCCTTTGTCCTGAGGTTTACCTCGCGAGAGAGATAGGCGCGTGCTATGCTGGCGTCTACTTAGTAGTCAACTATGCCGAAGGTATAGTTGAAGATTGGAAGCATGAGGAGCTATCCGATATCTTCTATAGCGAGTCCAGGGTGATAAGCAGGATTATTATCCAGGCTCTCCGTTCAATTAGTGAAAGTTCGGCTTGCGAATGTGCAAGCTTAAGGAAACCAACTCTTTTGAAAGAAAGCAATTAG
- the mqnC gene encoding dehypoxanthine futalosine cyclase, with translation MDQGKILNEVFEGRRLTEEEAVFLIREGDLLALGFTANAVRERMFNDPDTVTFIIDRNINYTNICTSKCRFCAFYRDKNDPDAYLLEKEEIFQKIEETLELEGTQIMMQGGLHPDLKIDYYEDLLKSIKERYSITIHSFGAPEVAYIADISGISVDETLKRLKDAGLDSLPGAGAEILVDHYRKNVSPNKVSAKRWLEIMEKAHGLGIESTATMMMGGPDTIEDRVEHMSKIRNLQDKTGGFRAFIAWTYEPGNTELGGKTISSREYLKTLAVARLFLDNVKHIQGSWVTQGKEIGQLSLSFGADDLGSIMIEENVVRAAGVAYAMSKEEMIRLIQATGKRAARRNTVYEVIERF, from the coding sequence ATGGATCAGGGCAAAATATTAAACGAGGTATTTGAAGGGCGAAGGCTAACTGAAGAAGAGGCGGTCTTCCTTATCCGAGAGGGTGACCTGTTGGCTTTAGGTTTTACTGCAAATGCTGTAAGAGAGCGCATGTTCAACGATCCAGATACCGTAACATTTATTATCGACCGCAATATTAATTACACCAATATTTGTACGAGCAAGTGCAGGTTTTGTGCTTTTTACCGCGACAAAAATGACCCCGATGCTTACCTTTTAGAAAAAGAAGAGATATTCCAAAAAATAGAGGAGACTTTGGAATTAGAAGGTACGCAGATAATGATGCAGGGCGGCCTTCATCCGGATCTAAAAATTGATTACTACGAAGACCTTCTCAAGAGCATTAAAGAGCGATATTCGATAACTATCCATTCTTTTGGTGCCCCAGAGGTCGCCTATATTGCCGATATATCGGGTATTAGTGTGGATGAGACATTAAAGCGATTAAAGGATGCAGGTCTAGATTCATTGCCTGGGGCAGGTGCCGAGATATTGGTAGACCACTATCGCAAAAATGTCAGTCCAAATAAAGTATCGGCCAAGCGCTGGCTTGAAATCATGGAAAAAGCGCATGGATTGGGCATTGAGAGCACGGCTACTATGATGATGGGCGGTCCCGATACTATAGAAGATAGAGTCGAGCATATGAGCAAAATAAGGAATCTCCAGGACAAAACCGGCGGTTTTAGAGCCTTTATAGCTTGGACGTATGAGCCGGGCAACACAGAGCTTGGGGGAAAGACTATCTCGTCACGGGAATATCTGAAGACGTTGGCGGTTGCAAGATTGTTTTTAGATAATGTCAAACACATACAGGGCTCATGGGTCACTCAAGGCAAAGAAATCGGCCAGCTAAGCCTCTCATTTGGCGCAGACGACCTGGGAAGCATAATGATAGAGGAAAACGTGGTGCGAGCGGCTGGAGTTGCTTATGCCATGTCGAAGGAAGAGATGATACGCCTTATACAGGCAACAGGAAAACGTGCTGCAAGAAGAAATACGGTATATGAGGTAATAGAGAGATTCTAG
- a CDS encoding menaquinone biosynthesis protein — translation MFRPRVGHIQFINCLPLYYGLVHNNVLMDVELIKGTPTELNKMLIEGKLDISPISSIEYCRNYKDLMLLPNIAVAADGEVKSILFVSKVPIGEMDGRTVALTNTSATSQALTRIILRDKYKVSPKYFVCPSDLPQMMMEADGALLIGDDALRTLYKPPQDLYLYDLGREWKELTGRRMVFAVWAVRRIFAAENPDLVAEVYHAFMKSMKYSIEKVDEIAQASSRWEIFDADFMKNYFQTLSFDLDAAYQEDLLAYATRAYELGFIQEIPKLEFVEV, via the coding sequence TTGTTCAGGCCAAGAGTCGGTCACATACAGTTTATAAATTGTCTACCGCTTTATTACGGTTTAGTGCATAACAATGTTTTAATGGATGTTGAACTTATAAAAGGCACGCCAACTGAGCTAAATAAGATGTTAATTGAAGGTAAGCTCGATATAAGTCCGATATCTTCAATTGAGTATTGCCGTAACTATAAGGATTTAATGCTTTTGCCAAATATTGCCGTGGCGGCAGATGGCGAAGTCAAAAGCATTCTTTTTGTAAGCAAAGTTCCGATTGGCGAGATGGACGGGCGGACTGTTGCACTTACTAACACATCTGCGACATCTCAGGCACTTACCCGGATTATCTTGCGCGATAAATATAAGGTGTCACCTAAATACTTCGTCTGCCCATCCGACCTTCCGCAGATGATGATGGAGGCAGACGGCGCGCTTCTTATCGGAGATGATGCCCTTCGCACGCTTTATAAACCTCCGCAGGATCTTTATCTTTACGACCTGGGTAGGGAGTGGAAGGAGCTTACAGGCCGGCGTATGGTTTTTGCAGTGTGGGCGGTAAGGCGCATATTTGCAGCAGAGAACCCTGATCTTGTAGCAGAAGTTTACCATGCGTTTATGAAGTCCATGAAATACAGCATTGAGAAGGTTGATGAAATAGCGCAGGCCTCATCAAGATGGGAAATATTTGATGCCGATTTTATGAAGAACTATTTTCAGACTTTAAGCTTCGATTTAGATGCCGCCTACCAGGAGGATTTACTTGCCTATGCGACGAGGGCATATGAACTCGGCTTCATCCAGGAAATACCGAAGCTGGAGTTTGTGGAGGTATAA
- the mqnE gene encoding aminofutalosine synthase MqnE — protein sequence MLVTTATINLKEIEEKVMSGQRLTKEDGLALYEIKDLLFLGGLARYVKEKKTGNYAYFNVNRHINLTNVCVNRCKFCAFSADKDEPHAYTMTLDEALERALEAPSIGATELHIVSGLHPDLPFDYYLNVIRKCKEALPDIHIQAFTAVEIDYFTRLTGMDVRGVLETLKEAGLGSLPGGGAEIFSGRVRGITCADKVSGKRWLEVMRTAHELGLRSNATMLYGHVETKEERIDHLLKLRELQDETGGFQSFIPLPFHPDNTELTDIKRTTAYDDIKTIAISRLMLDNFDHIKAFWIMLGLKVAQLSLDFGSDDLDGTVVEEKITHMAGATTEEYIEKSELINLIKDAGRTPVERDTLYNVIKVYK from the coding sequence ATGTTAGTTACTACTGCGACCATCAACCTAAAAGAAATAGAAGAAAAGGTGATGTCTGGGCAGAGGCTTACCAAAGAGGATGGACTAGCTCTTTATGAAATTAAAGATCTCCTATTCTTGGGCGGCCTTGCAAGATACGTAAAAGAGAAAAAGACTGGAAATTATGCCTACTTTAACGTCAACCGACACATCAATTTGACCAATGTTTGTGTAAATAGATGTAAGTTCTGTGCATTTAGCGCGGATAAAGACGAGCCGCATGCTTACACAATGACCCTCGATGAAGCCCTTGAGCGCGCCCTCGAGGCACCATCCATAGGCGCGACAGAGCTTCATATTGTAAGCGGTCTGCACCCGGACCTTCCTTTTGATTACTACCTTAACGTGATAAGAAAATGTAAGGAAGCTCTGCCAGATATCCATATACAGGCTTTTACTGCAGTTGAGATTGATTATTTTACCCGCCTGACCGGTATGGATGTCCGCGGGGTACTGGAGACCTTAAAAGAAGCAGGACTTGGGTCGCTGCCCGGTGGCGGTGCAGAGATATTCAGCGGGCGTGTGCGTGGGATCACTTGCGCCGATAAAGTAAGCGGAAAGCGCTGGCTAGAGGTTATGAGAACCGCTCACGAGCTAGGCTTGCGCTCTAATGCGACCATGCTCTACGGCCATGTTGAGACGAAAGAAGAGCGAATAGATCACCTTCTTAAACTTCGCGAGCTGCAGGATGAAACTGGAGGTTTCCAGAGTTTTATACCGCTGCCATTTCATCCAGACAATACCGAATTGACGGATATAAAAAGAACGACTGCTTATGATGATATAAAAACAATAGCGATATCAAGGCTTATGCTGGATAACTTTGACCACATCAAGGCATTTTGGATCATGCTTGGTCTTAAGGTAGCCCAGCTATCGCTAGATTTTGGCTCAGACGACCTTGATGGCACCGTAGTCGAAGAAAAAATAACTCACATGGCCGGCGCAACAACTGAAGAGTATATCGAAAAATCAGAGCTAATTAACCTTATTAAAGACGCAGGCCGCACGCCGGTCGAGAGAGATACGCTATATAATGTGATAAAGGTTTATAAGTAA
- a CDS encoding UbiX family flavin prenyltransferase yields MSNIKSDLEYTVAITGASGSIYGKRLLQVLLEQDYNVSLIISEPGKLVIKHELGFSFNEDNASAEIAGWLDRLDVAHRLKYYSDNDLMAPICSGSHVSSGMVVIPCSMATLGAIANGISSSLIERAADVMLKESRRLIIVPRETPLNRIHLANLLKAEEAGAKIVPAMPAFYNSPKTIEDIVDFVVGKVLDQLGVEHNLFTRWG; encoded by the coding sequence CTGTCCAACATAAAAAGTGATTTGGAATACACGGTTGCAATAACCGGCGCCAGCGGCTCAATATATGGCAAACGGCTTCTGCAAGTCCTCTTAGAGCAAGACTACAATGTATCACTGATCATATCCGAGCCAGGAAAACTTGTAATCAAACATGAGCTTGGCTTCTCCTTTAACGAGGACAATGCCTCTGCGGAGATAGCTGGTTGGTTGGATAGATTGGATGTGGCACATCGTCTAAAATATTACAGCGATAATGATTTAATGGCACCGATATGTAGTGGCTCACATGTTTCATCAGGGATGGTGGTCATACCGTGCAGCATGGCGACACTGGGCGCCATAGCCAATGGTATATCGTCAAGTCTAATAGAAAGAGCGGCTGATGTTATGCTAAAGGAGTCCAGACGGCTTATAATAGTGCCAAGGGAGACGCCGCTGAATCGCATCCATCTTGCGAATCTTCTTAAGGCAGAGGAGGCGGGTGCAAAAATAGTACCGGCGATGCCTGCTTTTTATAATAGTCCAAAAACTATAGAAGATATCGTTGATTTTGTCGTGGGCAAAGTACTTGATCAGTTGGGCGTGGAGCACAATTTGTTTACACGGTGGGGGTAG
- the ubiA gene encoding putative 4-hydroxybenzoate polyprenyltransferase: MKNGVNTDLGKFRTVLEMIKFEHTIFALPFAYMGMMLAANGLPTLSQFLWITVAMVGARSFSMAMNRYIDREIDARNPRTQDRAIPAGKLTPTYVMGFAVVSLIVFFVATYQLAPLARIAWPAVVLPLVIYSYTKRFTWLNHVVLGISLGLAPIGAWIAITNGLSWPVVVLGAAVMLWTAGFDIIYACQDIDVDRRDRLFSIPAVFGVKQALLVTRSFHVLTVILLFTVGIAFKLGAVYYFGVMLTALLLAYENRLVKPDDFSKVNMAFFTMNGIISLQIFAFTGLDFAARYLLKGLA; this comes from the coding sequence ATGAAAAATGGAGTGAATACGGACTTGGGTAAGTTCAGGACAGTTCTTGAGATGATAAAATTTGAGCACACTATATTCGCTCTCCCCTTTGCATATATGGGAATGATGCTTGCAGCAAATGGTCTGCCGACCTTAAGTCAGTTTCTTTGGATTACAGTTGCGATGGTAGGAGCAAGAAGCTTCTCAATGGCGATGAACCGCTATATCGACCGCGAAATAGATGCCCGCAATCCCCGCACGCAGGATCGCGCCATACCGGCCGGAAAACTTACACCAACATACGTAATGGGGTTTGCAGTTGTAAGCCTTATCGTGTTCTTTGTCGCAACATACCAGCTAGCACCCCTTGCACGAATAGCTTGGCCTGCGGTAGTCCTACCGCTAGTTATATACTCCTATACAAAACGCTTTACCTGGTTAAACCACGTAGTTCTTGGGATAAGCCTCGGGCTTGCACCCATTGGGGCTTGGATTGCTATTACCAATGGGTTGAGCTGGCCAGTTGTCGTACTTGGAGCGGCGGTTATGCTTTGGACTGCCGGTTTTGATATTATATACGCTTGCCAGGATATCGACGTTGACCGGCGCGACAGACTTTTTTCTATCCCTGCAGTTTTTGGTGTAAAGCAGGCGCTTTTGGTGACGAGATCCTTTCACGTCTTAACGGTAATCCTGCTTTTTACAGTTGGTATAGCATTTAAATTAGGTGCGGTTTATTATTTCGGCGTAATGCTTACAGCGTTGCTGCTGGCTTACGAGAACCGGCTCGTAAAACCGGATGATTTTTCGAAGGTAAACATGGCATTCTTTACTATGAATGGGATTATTAGTCTTCAAATATTTGCATTTACAGGTCTAGATTTCGCAGCCAGATACTTACTAAAGGGGCTGGCTTGA
- a CDS encoding menaquinone biosynthesis decarboxylase encodes MAFRDLREFISFLESIGQLKRINAEVDPSLEVTEITDRISKQYGPALLFENPKGSKYPILINTFGSYERMSLALDAKNLDEVPKRLAELLPDGEPETFWQRLSALLKLKNIADYKPKEVKNAPCQEIVLTDDFSLDDFPILKCWPQDGGKFITLPLVITKDPESGRQNLGMYRMQVYDGKTTGMHWHEHHDGAQNYRKYQKRGEPMEVAVALGGDPATIYSATAPLPPHIEELFFAGLIRRKPVEVVKAKTVNLMVPAHAEIILEGYVDPEEKRWEGPFGDHTGYYSLADYYPVFHIKCITMRKDAIYPATIVGKPPMEDCYMGKATERIFLPVLKAALPEIKDLNLPLEGVFHNCAVVSIKKSYPAHAYKVMSALWGLGQMMFTKMIIVVDETVDVQNMSEVLWKVFNNVDPARDIMVVKGPLDVLDHSSNMARFGSKMGIDATKKWPEEGHTREWPDDIEMDEATKRMVDEKWSEYGLG; translated from the coding sequence GTGGCATTCCGTGACCTGCGTGAGTTTATTAGTTTCTTGGAGTCAATAGGCCAGCTTAAGAGGATTAACGCCGAAGTTGACCCAAGCCTAGAGGTTACAGAGATAACCGATAGGATAAGCAAACAATATGGACCGGCTCTTCTTTTTGAAAATCCAAAAGGCTCGAAATATCCTATTCTTATAAATACCTTTGGTTCATATGAGAGGATGAGCCTGGCCCTCGATGCAAAAAACTTAGATGAGGTTCCGAAGAGGCTGGCTGAATTACTACCTGATGGCGAACCGGAAACTTTTTGGCAAAGGCTATCGGCTTTACTTAAGCTAAAAAATATAGCTGATTACAAGCCTAAAGAAGTCAAAAATGCTCCGTGTCAGGAAATTGTTTTAACCGATGATTTTTCCCTCGACGACTTTCCAATTTTGAAATGCTGGCCGCAGGACGGTGGCAAATTTATTACGTTGCCGCTTGTCATAACAAAAGACCCTGAAAGCGGAAGGCAAAACCTTGGCATGTATCGCATGCAGGTATATGACGGCAAAACAACCGGTATGCACTGGCATGAGCACCATGATGGTGCGCAGAATTATCGCAAATATCAAAAAAGAGGAGAGCCTATGGAGGTTGCGGTTGCACTTGGGGGCGATCCTGCAACGATATACTCAGCAACGGCTCCTCTTCCGCCGCATATTGAGGAGTTGTTTTTTGCTGGTCTTATTCGCAGAAAGCCTGTTGAGGTTGTAAAGGCAAAAACAGTCAATTTAATGGTTCCAGCGCACGCAGAGATTATCCTTGAGGGATATGTCGACCCCGAGGAGAAGCGCTGGGAGGGACCGTTTGGCGATCACACCGGCTACTACTCGCTGGCAGACTATTACCCTGTCTTTCACATAAAGTGCATAACGATGCGCAAGGACGCAATTTATCCGGCAACAATTGTCGGTAAGCCGCCGATGGAAGATTGCTATATGGGAAAAGCAACCGAGAGGATATTTTTGCCGGTCTTAAAGGCCGCACTGCCCGAGATAAAGGATTTAAACCTACCATTGGAGGGTGTATTCCACAACTGTGCGGTTGTATCGATAAAGAAAAGCTACCCTGCCCATGCTTACAAAGTGATGAGCGCGCTTTGGGGCTTGGGCCAGATGATGTTTACCAAGATGATAATCGTGGTTGATGAAACAGTCGATGTGCAGAACATGTCCGAGGTCCTTTGGAAGGTCTTTAACAATGTTGATCCGGCCCGTGATATCATGGTAGTAAAGGGACCGCTTGATGTGCTTGACCACTCATCAAACATGGCGAGGTTTGGGTCTAAGATGGGCATCGACGCGACCAAGAAATGGCCTGAAGAAGGCCACACCCGGGAGTGGCCGGATGATATCGAGATGGATGAAGCCACAAAACGCATGGTAGATGAAAAATGGAGTGAATACGGACTTGGGTAA